The segment gttataatgtcgaattttaggattaattattgtaaataattaaatattttaaataaagagaaaaaagaaaaatattatgaaaatataattacattttccttaaaatgttcttcctaacttcaggccttattctcatatcatttataactgtgacATTCTCGAaaacaacaagctttaaaacacttttttcttactgaagatgagatggtcaaatcagttttctctcaggtacatcGCAATgtgcttcacagtgaacatcactctcgtcaacgtagtccatatcaacaacaaaaatctatcttgactccatataggctagtggttattttgggaaaatccaaggctttttgaacagtaggattataaaaaaaatatatgctattataaaattaaattaagtagcctatataaaattgcaaaatagttcagtacttttttacttaagtacacaaaaaatggagtaattttgtactttcactcgagtaaaattgaaaaaggagtacttttacttttactggagtaatattgtattatacgtatctgtacttttactcaagtacttgatttgtgtactttgtCCACCACTGTATTTAGAGCAAAATACCACCAGAGGAAATATTATAGCTTAGCCTATACAAGGTCTCTGTTATGAAAGGAGAAATaaatgtgtgttttgtgtttgtgttgtgtgtaAGGCAAAGAGGGAGGGTCATTTTCAATGGAAAATTCGGTTTGTGTGTCAGTAACACACCAGTACTGTAAATGTCACACGACACACATGTATACACACACAGTGCTGGAATAACATAATTTAATACTTCATAATTTAAGACTTCATGCAGTTGAAGGTGAGATTTGATACAGATTTACTGGTTGTAAAATGCACCTGTTTTCCTGGAACTCAGTGGTGTATGTATCCTCATACTTGCACGCTCTAATACATCCAGTTGCACAAAGTGAATGCAAACCCCCTGATCGTGCAGTTCTGATTGATTAAGATACACTTCTGGATGCTATTGCTGAGAAGAAATCTTGTCTGTGTCATGGTGTGCTGGTTTGCTGTGATGTGCATGTTAATACAGTAGCTTTGTCGTTCCAACAGTCTTGGGAtaaaatcaaaacttaatgttcacatgaaatagttttaaaatgattacATCAAACCTTCAGTGCTcagaattaaaatgtaaaatcccTACATTGTTGTCATTTCTAAGGATTATGTAAGGACTGCTCGAGTAGACGTGCTAATGCTGAATCCACGCTTCCATGTTCCCCTCTTGGTTTTATGTTATATTTGGCATTAATTACCAGCCTTCTCAGAAGGCAAATGTACATGATCTCTTTGACCTTTGTATGTGACAAGTATTTTCAAAGCTTTTAGGCTTGAACCTATAGGGCACACATGCTTCTGGTTCCCTTAGTTATAATGTACTAAAAGAGAGACAGCAATTAGAGACATTCCCTGGGGTTGAACACAAAGTACAGAAGTTGACCTCTCCTTCCCACTGGCCATAGAAACAGAGTACTAGCCTATATTGGATGCTCACTTAATTAATTCTTAGTCTTTAAAATTACAGTCCCAAGTTGTTTACAGATCAAATGTCGATTGTTAAATGGCATTTACTTTATATTGAAGTctgtaatcattattattatggtaAATTAAGGAAACATTGGAAAAGAATTGTAAAGTGCATGATGGTGCAAGAGTGGAACACGAAAGAAACAAATCTATAGATAGGCCTATACATCCAGTAATTATAGATAGACCGTTACCGTGGTTACATCTGTCACCGTGGTTATGTATTATGGTTCTCTTCCGATGACAAGACAGCAGGATACCCGGAGCTCAATAGCAAGATTTGTTATATAACACAATTTGAATATTCTACTATTGTAAAGTCATATGAACTTCACCTATTGCTCAAACTAGGTTTTGCTCTTGTTTCCTTCTTCGTCATTTTTGCGCTTGAATGCAGTTGAATGTTAGAGTGTCGAGATATTAATCACTGAATACTCACACTTCACTCCCTCGCATTACAATGACATTTGTTTCATGCTAGATTACACAGCTCCTGACAGAAAATGATTCATCTGCATTTGTGCTTAAACTGTTGGCTCAGTTTGTATCTTCAAGCCAGTGCTGAACTGTTTTCCTGATTCTGCCACTCCATGTTTTAAATGATGTAATTTATAAACTTCATGCAGGTGAAGGTGCAATTTGATGATTTAGTGGTTATACAATGCACCTATTTAACTGGAATTCATTGgtgcaaacatcttaaaatatcTGTTACTCTAAGTAACACATCACCACTTGGGTTTATTACTTATTTCTGTTCAATAGTAGAATTTCTGATTCAGTAAGTAAGGTACACTTCTGGATCCTATTGCTGGGAATAGCACTTTTATTGCGTTTCAGAATTGAATTTCTGTGTTGTTCCATCTCTGCTCGAAAATTCAGATCTTAACGTTTACGTTGTTTCTGGTCCAAGgtttagttcatccaaaaattaaaattctgtcattaatcaccctcatgtcattccaaacctgtgagaacttagttcaacttcagaacacaaattaagatatttttgatgagctttctgaccctgcatagacagcaatgtaattgcCACGTTTAAGGCCTAGAAAGATAGTAATGACAttgattaaaatagtccatgtgacatctgtagTGTTAGgaaactatgagaatacttttatgtgcaaataaaacaaaaagaatgactttattcaacagtttcttctctttctGGGTCTTAAACGTGTTGGTTGCCTTGGTGTCAATGCAGGgtcaaagctctcagatttcatcaaaaatatcctaatttgtgttctgaagatgaacaaaggtcttacaggtttggaacaacatgagggtgagtaattaatgacagaattaaattttttgagtgaactaaccctttaaaatttactgataatttactcaccaccttgtcatccaagatgttcatgtctatctttcttcagtcaaaagaaattgttttttgagaaaaacatttctggatttctctccatatagtggacttcaatggtgcccaagagtttgaacttacaaaatgcagtttcaatgcagctttaaagagctctaaatgatccaagccgaataagaagggtcatatctagtgaaacgattggtcattttcaaaagaaagtacaatttatatcctttttaacctcaaatgctcatcttgtctagctctgcgtaaactcttgtgtatttcggttcaagaagttagggtatgtcaaaaaactcccatctcattttcttctccaacttcaaaatcatcctacaaaattgatatatgtgaccctggaccacaaaaccagtcttaagtcactggggtatgtttgtagcaatagccaaaaatacattgtatgggtcaaaattattgatttttcttttatgccaaaaatcattcagaaattaagtaaagatcatgttccatgaagattttttgtaaaattcctactataaatatatcaaaatgtaatttttgattagtaatatgcattgctaagaacttaatttgaagaactttaaaggtgattttctcagtatttagatttttttgcaccctcagattccagattttcaaatagatgtatctcggccaaatatggtcctatcctaacaaaccatacatcaatagaaagcttatttattgagctttcatatgatgtatatatctcagttttgtaaaatttgaccttattttttgaccctggttttgtggtccagggtcacatatatacaataTAAATGGTCAGTTTGTAGATAaaactacggtggccgagagaggccaacgcgctgcaaacaagaaaacacatgcaaacagaaaaaacgacaacaaattaagaaaacatcttcatcagtttgacaacacaggcgctgcaaatcctcgcaacgcaaacacaaatacggaaacgcgctgcaaattctcacaacacaaccaaactcagaaacgcgctgcgaaaacacgaaggcgctgcgaacacacgaacgcgctgcatatagcacggtccacaacggaaatgtttcagggggacctcaaaaagtgacgaacccatctgggacctgattattttttcagtggctgttcgtcagagcagaggtgttatcggtgaactatcgccttttagtgatagtatagtatcacttaaaggtgatagtgatataaataatcaggtaatatagtgatataaataatcaggtcccagatgagttcgtcactttttgaggtccccctgaaacatttccgttgtggaccgtgttatatgcagcgcgtttgttagtttgcagcgccctcgtgtgttcgcagcgcgtttctgagtttggttgtgttgtgagaatttgcagcgcgtttccgtatttgtgtttgcgttgcgaggatttgcagcgcctgtgttgtcaaactgatgaagatgttttctttatttgttgtcgtttttttctgtttgcatgtgttttcttgtttgcagcgcgttggcctctgtcggccaccgtataaAACCCTTCTTCATTGGCTGAGATctttaagagccctttgaagctctatttaaactgcattttggaaattcaaactcaggggcaccatagaggtccactatattttttttctcaaaaagcataatttcttattgactgaaaaaagaaagatattcatatcttggatgacaagggtgttcattttctgtaaatttttgttctggaagtaaacttctcctttaatggttACACAAGCTGCTTGGTTGATCAGCTGGAAACCCAAATTGGTTAAGCTGGTTAGAGCTGGTTACCTTTGTAGACCAGCAAAAAACAGCTTGCATAAGCCAAAAATCAGCTTGAGCTCCTTATACTGGTATGACCTGGTTTTTCCTGCCGGGCTAAGCTCATTTGCTATAAAGTACCTCTCTGTTTTATATCTATCTTGCCGCCTTTTCTGAAGAGCTGAAATCACCATGAGCTGACTCACTTTCACCCTCAGAAACCCAGCTGAAGAGGTTATGAGGACGTGACCTGAAAACAGCCATGCTGCTGTATAAAATAGTGTGAATAATGACTCCATTTTCCTTTCATAACCAGACagcattttaaaaacaataaaatgagcAACTGTGGGTTATATGACGGTTTCATGACGTGGTTTAGTGGAGTACTGTATTTTGGGAAAGGATAATGTGGAGAGGATCATCTCTTTTTTCCTCCCTTCTCTGTGGAAGAGGATGACTTTGGCTATAATCTACCTTGATGAAacgtttaatttatttaaatcatCTTATATAATGTCTTCTTTATTTAATCAGGCACACTTATTTGCCCCCACAGAGCAAAGTGATGGATGAGGTGAGTGGGTGAACGCTCTCTCCTTTGTTTCTTCTTTGTCTCCGGCTCTCGTTCTCACCTCTCCTGCTTTCTTTGCTCTGATTTTGAAACGGAGGGAGATTGTCACGATCACTAATTATCACGTAAGATATCAGAGGTGGGTGGTTAGTGTTGGCCTGTTGTTAGTTGCATGTTGAAATTCATTTCTACAAGCTCATAGgttcatttctgagtgaaaactacCTGTCTAATTAAATGGACTTGTCATATTACCATTAATGGTTCAAAAAACATTGCAAGGCAAATTGACCAATCATAAcgtgaatctgccattttgtccgacaaacacaccagacaggagagtagataaATATTGGTGGACTTAAACCCAAAAATGGTGCGTGTTGACGCCTTTCCGTGGTTGATAGAAGATACATTataatgtttatttcatgctataactagtaaagaggagGAGATGAATGCTGTGCTTAaactgaggtgctacagcgatctgtcacaacACACTGAAGAGCTGCAAAAcgttatttattgtttgaattttttacaaaatgacacaatttgaaatctgagatGTGGTTTTATacctaaagtaacctgctctgttttGTCTGTTGGCATGTTGTCAGTCCTCTTTGCTCCGCAATGTATTTTTTACTGCATGAGAACATGACGTGTGACATGAGAGCGCCATGGTTTGTCAGACATAGTAACAGTAACGAAAGGGAGTGGGTCTTCGCAAAGGGTCAGTTGCATCCAAGTATTATTTATCTTATTAAATTTTatgctaaaagaaaaaaattctattgaggtaataaaacaaaatgtaacaCAATCAAGCTAAATGatattgttttaagcataaaagtATTTTCTTGAAAAACAAGATGAAAATACTGATGAAGAAAATGTTTTTGCAGTGTGCCCTTAAGCCAATACGGACTTTTCATTCTTTAGCTCCTACCATAGAAGTAGCTTTTAGTATTGATCATTTTCTTTCACATTCGCAAGTGGGCAGCTGTTTTGATACTGAGAAAAGAAACACCATAAGGTCATATTGAAGTTCATACCTGATAAACCACACACACTAGCACAATGCAACTGTTGCTTTGGCAAAACATGTAATGTTGTAAATATCTTCTTTTAGAGCTTTGGCTACAACACATTGAAAACCATAACTTATGAGTTTAATGTGGCACTAGAGCAACATGGAACTCTTGTTTTTCCTCTGGCTGTCATTGTAAGTATACAAGCAGTTTTATTGAAGGGTGTTTGGCCTGAGCATGTTAAAATGAGTTTAACTATATCCCATCATGCCTTATCTTTCAGTCATTCACTCACATACTCATACAGTATATTGTTCTACTCACTTTCTAATACTGAATAAATAGCTTTGTGTCTTTGCTATTTGCTAGCCTGGGAACCATTTTGCTCATTGTCAGTTAGCAGTAAATCAGCATCTATGTAGGTGTTAATtatcttttacacacctctaaagTAGTACCTCATTacatggtaaaaataaaactatcagACATTGCTCTGATGTAAAGGGAAAAAAGATCAGTGGAATATGGAGAGCATGGATAAATGTCTTCAAGTCTCTTTATTGCTGTAAATCACACCAAAACAAGAATGTATCATGTTCTACTCTACATCCAAGCAAACACACTAGTGGTTAACAACCTATTTTGTGCAAATTCTGTTTACAAGAGAGAGATTTAGTCAGTATGGCACCCAGGCTAGCTTAGTATTGCATAATGATACTACTTAAAGCTATCACTTCAAACTACAGTATGAAACAGATAATCAGATTTCAAGTTTTCCTACAGGAAGGCCTCGCATTTCCAACAACTACAAAAAGCACTTTCTTTTCCTGACCTGCCCCCAACTACAGCATGGCTCTAGGACAGTGGGTCAAGGTTTCATATGGCACTTGCATTGCTCTGTAGCTAACCGTTACAACCGACACTAGAAGAATAGGCTGAGTCTACGATAAAGCAAAGTCTTTAGGTGATGATCAATGGTCATATTTCAGATTCTTTGTGATATGACCTTTGATCGAAGTTCAGATTGGCTGAAAGGGTCTCTAGCTCAGTTCCCCTCTCACCCCTGTCCTCTTCTTGCTCCTCTTCATCCCTACTGATGAAGGCTAACTCGTTCTCATAGCAGAAGTTGGCAGCGGACTCTATGGACTTGTCGTCCTCCATGTCTTTGGCGCTGCAACGTGGCGTTGAGGGAACCTCGTAGGTCTTATGAAAGTGCGAGTAGTCCACCTTATACTGGTTGCGTTCCTCAAACACCACAGGCTCAAAGCGATGGCCCCATAAGATCTCGCTGGCCAAGTAGGAGCTGCGCACCTGAGCCGTCATTGCGGTCGCCTCGACCATCCCTTCCAGTATGACCACAATCTCAAAATCAGATGTTTCCAGATCCTGCTTGCTGATTCCATACAGCGGACTCTCCTCGTTTATCTCATGGAGGATGGTGAGAGGAGCAACCAAGAAGATGCGGTCCAAACCTTGGTCATAGCCCACATTGATGTCGATCTGATCGAGTGGTATGTACTCGCCCTCTTCTGTGATTCGGGGTTTAATAAGCTGTGCCCGTACGTGAGCCTCTACAATGTGACTTTTCCTTAAATTCCCGACCCTCCACATGAGGCACAGCTTCCCGTCACGCATGGCGATGACAGCATTTTGTGAGAACAGTATCGTTTCTGCTCGTTTCTTAGGTCGTGCCATTTTGGCCATGATGGCACCAATCATGAAAGAGTCAATGATGCAGCCCAGGATGGACTGTAAGACGACCATGAACACTGCTAAGGGACACTCCTCAGTTACGCAGCGGAATCCGTACCCGATTGTAGTTTGCGTCTCAACTGAGAACAGAAATGCCGCGACAAAGCTGTTGACCTGCATGACACATGGTGTGAAGTCTTCTTTAGTAGGCCGTTCCATGTCACCGTGGACAAGAGCGATAAGCCAGAAGGCGAAACCAAACACGAGCCATGACAGGACAAAAGCAAGGGAGAAAAGGACAAACATCCAGCGCCAACGGATGTCCACGCAGGTGGTAAAGATGTCGGCGAGGTAGCGCTGAGATTGCTCGTCCATATGTGTGAAACTGACATTGCATTGGCCCGTCTTGTTTACAAAGCGGCTCCGCACCTTTCGGCGCGTCTGGATCTTGCCATTACCGAAGCCATTGCCGAGGGCGGGCATGTTGCCGTGCCGGAACACGTCCTCCTCCGACGATGACACGATGTTGTAGCGGTGGGGCTTGCCCACACTCATGCCACTCTGTCTGACCAGAACCaatctgtgagtgagagagagtacCAAAGCAGCTCTGGATCAGTTTGTGTTGCCTGAAGATGAAACAAAACATAAGATCAGTCATGTAGTCTTTAATCATTGTCATACCGTTATGCTCATATGTTTGCAAAATACCCTTTGCAGAATATTTTTTAGAGGGATCCTCggatattaagacttgtatggctttatATAacttgaaatatgtagtagaaaacccatgaaagatttatgctGATATACGCTGCATTCACGCCATATTGTAATTACCGTAATTTTGAAATGACAACACGTCACGTTCTACTCAGAGCTGTTCACGTCCTCtgactcggtgagctactggcgctacctgttgctatttttaccacaactcaAAAAAAATAGTGATACAATGCCACAATGtctggcttttggttgtaattttcagtcgaagggcaacaagagaagcgatgtaagtcttcactgctttccaaGCGATAAGAAGTGGAAAAAAAGAATGTGAAGATGCATgtagatgaataaaacttcctaaagacctgcatctttgttctGTTCACTTCATcactgatgcctttgaggctttcagtagaccacagctactgaaagagcttacgaacagcagagacaagaaatgctagatgccatcctgaaaggatgtaaacatgccggcgcttgtcatgatgccgcagtcactgaaagagtttctcagcgtggatttaACTCAATATCTgggggcatttagactccttgtgggaaaaaatcaatagtatggcatttggtttaggcctacgcttatatccattaccacctgtaagctcttttggtagctgtggtcattgtatttttttcgagttgtgttgtggtaaaaatagcaacaggtagcgccagtagctcactgagtgcaaccatttcaagtcattgaaataatggcgccccataggtcaaaatatgtataaaacgacgTGGATTTCTTAAATAATGTAAGTTTTACAAGGGTTTTCTACGACATATTtcagacatcatttacattatattaagccatacaagtctatAAAATGttatccctcttatttggtaCTTCCCTAAAAAAGTTTCATAAAACATATTGAAGTATATTCCAcagataaaatacatttacagaaAAAAGAAACTTGAACTTATTTCAAGAAAAATGTTCTTGTTTATTCTAGTTTAACGGCTACAGAAGTCATAATGGCTACAGAAAGTTGTTAACTCAGGGAGGCAACACACAATATCAAGAACCAAATGTATGTGAACTTCTAAACAGGATAACTTGGGTAAAGTAAGTTAATGTATCATGTGGACTGGATATATATCCTACCATGCAAACGTTTAGGGGtcaataatattaattttttaaagaaattattattattattcaacaagcatgcatttgatcgatcaaaagtgacagtaaaggcatttatataagatttccgaaggatcatgtaacactgaagactggagtatcagctgatgaaaattctacacattttaaaatgtgttcaaatagaaaacacttgtaataatatttcacaatattatttttgctttgtttttgatcaaataaatgcagcatttaaAAAATCTACACTCTGCAAGGTGTCAACTTTTGAGCGTAactgtaattatttaaattaaatataaaatataaaactaaagcaGTAAGCCATGGGAGGTGATTAGAGGTGTTCTTTGGGAAGACGCAAAGCCTCCAAGGTCAAATCACTGTAACACAGGGCCTCAGGTGGCTTAATGCTTTTAGAAAACGGCAACAGCAATATGATGAAAGACACAAAATGGTAACATAAATCAGAATctattaataataactaaaataaacaGCCCCTTTTTAAAAGTACTTTAGATGATTACTCTTAACTGTAGATTGTTTATGGTATCCTAACAACTTGGTGCATTAATATAAAACGTGGTCACGGAAGGCCTTGTCTACAATTTTAGCTTTGAATGTCTCATCCAATCAGAATTAGAGTCTGAACTCTCTATTTTAGAAACATATATTCTAGTATTTAAACATCGAAAGTCAATGAAAGGGAAACCTAAGTAATGCAGGGCTAAAACAGTCCCAAAATAAATCTTATGAATTCTCACTGCAGCTAAAAACGTGTGTTACTCCTTTGCGTGAGTGTGTGCAAAAGTGCTACTCTGTAAGTGTGAGTGAGGAAAGAGCAGATGTGCAGATCCGTCGTCTGTTTTTTTCACAGCAGATGTAGCTAATTAAAGCAATTTCGCACTTTGCCTGCGAAACTCCGCACCTTTGCGCAGCGAAGCGCTGAAGTGTGCACACCTCGTAGCCCGAGTTGTGCTGCAGGCCTTATTCTTATGGTTATCGTGATTATCATTATCCGAATTTTCTCACTGCTGTTTTTTTGACAGAGCTCTGAGCCGGGAGCTGCCGGTGGGGTCCAGATTTAGGCGTCTAGCCAGTGCCTGAGTCAAGTGATCTGTCTTTCTAATAATAGATGCCTGTCTCAGTGCGACTactgcacgcacacacacacttgcaagAATCTGCGCTCCAAGACATACTGTACTGACAGAGAGACATCAAAACACACAAACTTCACATgcatgcagacacacacacacacacactctctcacacactggGGGCTGGGTAGTGTCAGGTGCTGCTATATTGGTGAGTGCGAATCGCTAAGAAGCCAATTCAACGAGAGTGATAATGAGAAAAACATATAATTTTCTGCATGCATACCCATGACTGCAGAAAAATGCAGCATGGTTCTACAATACTCTAAACTAAAAGAGTCACATGAAAAACTGGGATATAGAGGTTTCCATGGAAACCTGTCTGGTAGAAATTTTGTGTGTGCGTgtaggtgtgtgtgtttgtttgaggGGTGACTGTCGGCTTCATGCGGTGGTATTTTAGTCATCATCCAGGTGGCCAATCACTCAAATTTGAGGGAAGAGTCGAGAGAGGGAACAGTTGAGCACTTAATAAGTTTTTCAATGATAGCCGTGAGAATATAAAGTAGATTTCCAGTCGAGGGGAGACAGTGGGGTCGGTATCTTCACTAGGTCCTGATGTGATGTCAGCTAATTCCAATCTAAATGTCAGCAGATCCAATGACCACTTAGTGGTTCGATAGCAGGACTATGATGAGCAAAGATAAACTAATCCATCTTCTGTGATAGCTAAAGATGAAAACTAACAAACCCTCAGAATTTCTGCTATATTTAGCTCTCATTTTGTCAGTTTTGGCCGTCTCTTTGCTCTTTTTAATTGAGACCCACTAAATTCTTAAGAATTACAGTATACTGCCGAAATGtaatgaaattaaattacatatatgaaatattgaaatgtaattttagatataatatatatattaaaattagatTCTATtggtatttttatatatttctatatttatttctctctctctctctctctctctctctctctctctatatatatatatatatatatatatacatatatataatagaaatatgATATAAAAATACCAATAAAATGAAATTTTTTGTCATTCAACTTTATTTTGAATATGTATTATCCTcacaacaaataaattaatagattctaattttattatatatatataatataatcgtatatattgtaatatatatgtatttCCATATCATATTTCTATTAtgtcatgtgtatatatatgtgaccctggaccacaaaaccagtcttaagtcgctgaggtgtgtttgtagcaatagccaaaaatacatagtatgggtcaaaattattgattttccttttatgccaaaaatcatttggaaattaagtaaagatcatgttccatgaacattttttgtaaaattcctactgtaaataaatcaaaatgtaatttttgattagtaatatgcattgctaagaacttaatttggacaactttaaaggtgattttctcagtattttgatttttttgcaccctcagattccagatattcaaatagatgtatcttggccaaatattgtcctatcataacaaaccatacatcaatagaaagcttatttattgagcttccatatgctgtatacatctcagttaaccttatgactggttttgtggtccagggttacacacacacacacacacacacacacacacacgcacacacacacacacacatatatatatatatatatatacttttttatcttGAATTTGTATTCCCCACACAACACAATGTAAATACtatttaatgtaaatatatttctatATCATATTTCTATTATATCATATATatgtatagagagagagagaatataaATATGATGTAAAAGTACCAACAGAATCCATTTTTTTGTcattcaactttatttt is part of the Garra rufa chromosome 1, GarRuf1.0, whole genome shotgun sequence genome and harbors:
- the kcnj12b gene encoding ATP-sensitive inward rectifier potassium channel 12 is translated as MSVGKPHRYNIVSSSEEDVFRHGNMPALGNGFGNGKIQTRRKVRSRFVNKTGQCNVSFTHMDEQSQRYLADIFTTCVDIRWRWMFVLFSLAFVLSWLVFGFAFWLIALVHGDMERPTKEDFTPCVMQVNSFVAAFLFSVETQTTIGYGFRCVTEECPLAVFMVVLQSILGCIIDSFMIGAIMAKMARPKKRAETILFSQNAVIAMRDGKLCLMWRVGNLRKSHIVEAHVRAQLIKPRITEEGEYIPLDQIDINVGYDQGLDRIFLVAPLTILHEINEESPLYGISKQDLETSDFEIVVILEGMVEATAMTAQVRSSYLASEILWGHRFEPVVFEERNQYKVDYSHFHKTYEVPSTPRCSAKDMEDDKSIESAANFCYENELAFISRDEEEQEEDRGERGTELETLSANLNFDQRSYHKESEI